In a genomic window of Helianthus annuus cultivar XRQ/B chromosome 10, HanXRQr2.0-SUNRISE, whole genome shotgun sequence:
- the LOC110882374 gene encoding ARS-binding protein 1-like, producing MTDEIRKALCKHNKDNPSLTQKQLQEWVHSNYGLQVSQATISNTNKRSLEYLSLAPERGDVKQHKPEKFPDLEKSLYEWILQYQEHVNMTGELIIEKAKKFMKDMYPVDTPDFTFSIGWLGKFKARYGIKNFRRFGESGSVEMEGMEDKLKSIRDKVDQFEN from the coding sequence ATGACAGACGAGATTCGAAAAGCATTATGCAAGCATAACAAGGATAATCCAAGTCTCACTCAAAAGCAATTGCAAGAATGGGTTCATAGTAACTACGGTTTGCAGGTGAGTCAAGCGACAATATCGAATACTAATAAGCGGTCTTTAGAGTATCTCTCACTTGCTCCCGAAAGAGGCGATGTCAAGCAACACAAACCGGAAAAATTTCCTGACCTAGAAAAATCTCTCTATGAATGGATTCTTCAATATCAAGAACATGTGAATATGACTGGTGAACTAATCATCGAGAAGGCGAAAAAGTTCATGAAAGATATGTATCCAGTGGATACTCCAGACTTTACTTTTTCTATTGGTTGGCTTGGAAAGTTCAAAGCAAGATATGGAATTAAAAATTTCCGGCGTTTTGGAGAGAGTGGATCTGTTGAAATGGAGGGCATGGAGGACAAATTAAAATCCATAAGAGACAAAGTTGACCAGTTTGAAAATTAG